From Streptomyces sp. SAI-135:
CGCGTCCAGCCCGCCCATGTACAGGCCGAGCTCGTCCTGCGCCTTCTGGCCCTCGGGACCGAGACCGTCGATCTCCATGACCTTCAGGAAGCGCAGGACGGGCTGGAGCACGTCGTCGTGGTGGATGCGCATGTTGTAGATCTCGCCGATCGCCATCTGCGCGGCGGCCCGCTCGAAGCCGGGCATGCCGTGGCCGGGCATCCGGAAGTTCACGATCACGTCGCGCACCGCCATCATCGTGAGGTCGGGCGCGAGCTCGAAGGCCGCCTTCAGCAGGTTCCGGTAGAAGACCATGTGCAGGTTCTCGTCGGTGGCGATGCGCGCCAGCATGCGGTCGCAGACCGGATCCCCGGACTGGTGGCCGGTGTTGCGGTGCGAGACGCGGGTCGCGAGCTCCTGGAAGGAGACGTAGGCCACGGAGTGCAGCATCGAGTGGCGGTTGTCCGACTCGAAGCCCTCGCTCATGTGGGCCATGCGGAACTGCTCCAGCTTGTCCGGGTCCACCGCGCGCGAGGCGAGCAGGTAGTCCCGCATCACGATGCCGTGCCGGCCCTCCTCGGCGGTCCAGCGGTGCACCCAGGTGCCCCAGGCGCCGTCACGGCCGAAGAGCGAGGCGATCTCGTGGTGGTAGCTGGGGAGGTTGTCCTCGGTGAGGAGGTTCACGACGAGGGCGATCCGGCCGATCTCGGTGACCTTGGACTGGCCCTTCTCCCAGGCCTCGCCG
This genomic window contains:
- a CDS encoding acyl-ACP desaturase; translated protein: MTITSPHLGSPSSEWTDARLLYALEEVVEKELNRHLKVTKDWMPHEYVPWSDGRNFPGFFEDGEAWEKGQSKVTEIGRIALVVNLLTEDNLPSYHHEIASLFGRDGAWGTWVHRWTAEEGRHGIVMRDYLLASRAVDPDKLEQFRMAHMSEGFESDNRHSMLHSVAYVSFQELATRVSHRNTGHQSGDPVCDRMLARIATDENLHMVFYRNLLKAAFELAPDLTMMAVRDVIVNFRMPGHGMPGFERAAAQMAIGEIYNMRIHHDDVLQPVLRFLKVMEIDGLGPEGQKAQDELGLYMGGLDAEAVKFDEKLAARKARMAARASA